A stretch of Bradyrhizobium diazoefficiens DNA encodes these proteins:
- a CDS encoding lytic murein transglycosylase, protein MLAAALLFPVSAQAQGQQGQNGLSNLFGGIFSGPNPAPSQGAPGPGGAQTGVLPWSGEDGASGHPLMTAAAIREAAGNFDNCVAGMWPDAARRHITQENFQRFTAGLSPDLRIMDLMDSQPEFTKSIWDYLDILVNDNRLAKGKEVLAKYKAQFDATEKAYGVDRYIIAAIWGIESNYSTQMGDRSVLQSTATLACVGRRQTYFKDEFLSALEIVNRGDLRPEQMRGSWAGAFGPTQFMPTAFKRFAVDGDGDGRRDVVDNASDLIASTANNLKKDGWQSGQTWGYEVVVPQGFNYMLADRARTMTIAQWEKLGLKRATNQPFPHPAEKAYLLAPAGAQGPGFLMLGNFRVIMKYNPAEAYAMAIGHFADRLRGGQPFVQPWPRQERELSRGERLELQQLLAQRGFYKGTPDGQFGGQTRDALRNFQASIGVPADGFASSDALERLRGR, encoded by the coding sequence ATGCTTGCGGCCGCCCTGCTGTTCCCTGTGTCCGCGCAGGCCCAGGGACAACAAGGGCAAAACGGCCTGTCGAACCTGTTCGGCGGTATTTTCTCCGGCCCGAACCCGGCGCCCTCGCAAGGAGCGCCCGGCCCCGGCGGCGCTCAGACGGGAGTTCTGCCTTGGAGCGGCGAAGACGGGGCCTCCGGCCATCCGCTGATGACCGCCGCCGCAATCCGCGAGGCGGCCGGCAATTTCGACAATTGCGTCGCCGGCATGTGGCCTGATGCCGCACGCCGCCACATCACGCAGGAGAATTTCCAGCGCTTCACCGCGGGCCTTTCGCCCGATCTGCGCATCATGGACCTGATGGATTCGCAGCCCGAATTCACCAAATCGATCTGGGACTATCTCGACATCCTCGTCAACGACAACCGGCTCGCCAAGGGCAAGGAGGTCCTCGCCAAATACAAGGCGCAGTTCGACGCCACCGAAAAAGCCTATGGCGTCGACCGCTACATCATCGCCGCAATCTGGGGCATCGAGTCCAATTATTCGACGCAGATGGGCGACCGCAGCGTGCTGCAATCGACCGCGACGCTCGCCTGCGTCGGCCGCCGCCAGACCTATTTCAAGGACGAATTCCTCTCGGCGCTGGAGATCGTGAACCGCGGCGATCTCAGGCCTGAGCAGATGCGCGGCTCCTGGGCCGGCGCGTTCGGCCCGACCCAGTTCATGCCGACCGCGTTCAAGCGCTTCGCCGTCGACGGCGACGGCGATGGCCGGCGCGACGTCGTCGACAATGCCAGCGACCTGATTGCGTCGACTGCCAACAATCTGAAGAAGGACGGCTGGCAGAGCGGCCAGACCTGGGGCTACGAGGTCGTGGTGCCGCAGGGCTTCAATTACATGTTGGCCGACCGCGCCAGGACGATGACGATCGCGCAGTGGGAAAAGCTCGGACTGAAGCGCGCAACCAACCAGCCCTTCCCGCATCCGGCGGAAAAGGCCTATCTGTTGGCGCCCGCCGGCGCGCAGGGACCGGGCTTCCTGATGCTCGGGAATTTCCGCGTCATCATGAAATACAATCCGGCGGAGGCCTATGCGATGGCGATCGGTCATTTCGCCGACCGCCTGCGCGGCGGCCAGCCCTTCGTGCAGCCATGGCCGCGGCAGGAACGGGAATTGTCGAGGGGTGAGCGGCTGGAACTCCAGCAACTGCTGGCCCAGCGCGGCTTTTACAAGGGCACCCCGGACGGCCAGTTCGGCGGCCAGACCCGGGACGCGCTGCGCAACTTTCAGGCCTCGATCGGGGTCCCCGCCGACGGATTTGCCTCCTCCGACGCGCTGGAGCGGCTGCGCGGGCGGTAA
- a CDS encoding SGNH family hydrolase → MSKHKSLFKALTETGPLIALGTALAILVSIAGPASAQFFNFPGFGGPPQRQAPPQRGGREGGWFGGDFFAPFQQQQQQAPRQDFSRAPSPAKRDTIPDKNVLVIGDAMADWLAYGLEDAYTEQPDMGVIRKHRTTSGLIKYQPKGEPADWAAAAKGILETEKPDVIVVMLGLNDRIAIREPVADKSDKPADKDKKTDKGARARPQGKGDAKPGDAKPDTAAKPDDKPADTDLPQDDADNADTPAAAPEKAARNPNGLYEFRDDRWVELYSKKIEELANILKSRGVPVLWVGLPAIRGQKGTADMLFLDSLYREGAAKAGITYVDVWDGFVDEAGRFLQKGPDFEGQIRQLRSYDGVYFTKPGARKLAHYVEREITRLLAGRSGPIALPSEPGTPDTSAEPGKPAPRPLAGPIVPLVAASISTDQLLGGPGTRPAAVDALAARTLVKGEPLAAPAGRADDYAWPRREVGREQAKGDTPMATTTPDGGAAAPGTHGAAAAIVPPKPLAPKKPTPPQQPAQATPSLRDFFGFGSPQPAPRQLAPPPRNLNPNPAIPRPPGNVGRSAEVVR, encoded by the coding sequence ATGTCGAAGCATAAGTCCCTGTTCAAGGCGCTGACCGAGACCGGCCCGTTGATCGCGCTGGGGACGGCGCTTGCGATCCTGGTCTCGATCGCGGGGCCCGCCTCGGCGCAGTTCTTCAACTTCCCCGGCTTCGGCGGCCCGCCGCAACGTCAAGCCCCGCCACAACGCGGCGGCCGCGAAGGTGGCTGGTTCGGCGGCGACTTCTTCGCACCGTTCCAGCAGCAACAGCAGCAAGCGCCGCGACAGGATTTTTCGCGCGCGCCTTCGCCGGCCAAGCGCGACACCATCCCCGACAAGAACGTGCTGGTGATCGGCGACGCCATGGCCGACTGGCTCGCCTATGGTCTGGAAGACGCCTACACCGAGCAGCCCGACATGGGCGTGATCCGCAAGCACAGGACCACCTCAGGCCTGATCAAGTACCAGCCGAAGGGCGAGCCCGCGGACTGGGCGGCGGCCGCGAAGGGCATTCTGGAGACCGAGAAGCCTGACGTCATCGTCGTCATGCTCGGCCTCAACGACCGCATCGCGATCCGCGAGCCCGTCGCCGACAAGTCAGACAAGCCGGCGGATAAAGACAAGAAGACCGACAAGGGCGCGCGCGCCAGGCCGCAAGGAAAAGGTGACGCCAAGCCCGGCGACGCCAAGCCGGATACCGCCGCCAAGCCGGACGACAAACCCGCCGACACCGACTTGCCGCAGGACGACGCCGACAACGCCGATACACCTGCGGCTGCGCCCGAGAAGGCCGCGCGTAATCCAAATGGTCTCTACGAATTCCGCGACGACCGCTGGGTCGAGCTCTACAGCAAGAAGATCGAGGAGCTCGCCAACATCCTCAAATCCAGGGGCGTGCCGGTGCTCTGGGTCGGCCTGCCGGCGATCCGCGGACAGAAGGGCACCGCGGACATGCTGTTCCTGGATTCGCTCTATCGCGAGGGCGCGGCCAAGGCCGGCATCACTTATGTCGACGTCTGGGACGGCTTTGTCGACGAAGCCGGCCGCTTCCTGCAGAAGGGTCCGGATTTCGAAGGCCAGATCCGCCAGCTGCGCAGCTATGACGGCGTCTACTTCACAAAGCCGGGCGCGCGAAAACTCGCGCATTATGTCGAGCGCGAGATCACGCGCCTGCTGGCGGGACGCTCCGGCCCGATCGCGCTGCCGAGCGAACCGGGGACGCCGGACACCAGCGCCGAGCCCGGCAAGCCGGCGCCGCGCCCACTCGCCGGCCCGATCGTGCCGCTGGTCGCGGCTTCGATCTCGACCGATCAATTGCTGGGTGGACCGGGCACGCGCCCCGCCGCCGTCGATGCGCTCGCCGCCAGGACGCTGGTGAAGGGCGAGCCTCTGGCGGCGCCCGCAGGCCGTGCCGACGATTACGCCTGGCCGCGCCGTGAAGTCGGCCGCGAACAGGCCAAGGGCGATACGCCGATGGCGACGACGACGCCTGACGGTGGTGCTGCGGCTCCCGGCACGCACGGTGCTGCCGCTGCTATCGTGCCGCCGAAGCCGCTCGCGCCGAAGAAACCAACGCCGCCGCAGCAGCCGGCACAGGCGACGCCGTCATTGCGCGATTTCTTCGGCTTCGGCTCGCCGCAGCCAGCGCCGCGTCAACTGGCGCCGCCGCCGCGCAACCTGAATCCGAACCCTGCGATTCCGCGGCCGCCGGGCAATGTCGGGCGTTCGGCGGAAGTGGTGCGGTAG